In Solanum lycopersicum chromosome 5, SLM_r2.1, the following are encoded in one genomic region:
- the AML1 gene encoding mei2-like protein isoform X4 codes for MRELQGLSPSSYFSEELCFRDERQVGFWKANSLQNYHGLKSDDALQRAAVRSSPFENHISLGSPTTKHFEHHDSHLKQDKNVNSIIERRAVGIERASHSLPRGLDYNVGVRSIVSTDLASYPTEDDKISVLGGQCENGLFSSSLSELFSRKLRLPTNYSPHGHSVGAADSHYEEERFESLKELEAHAIGNLLPDDDDLLAGVTDGLDYVGQPYAGDETEDLDLFSSVGGMDLGEDGSSTGQQNSEYAGNYTLPLGDSNAAIGSQKPFEENPSRTLFVRNVNSSVEDSELQTLFEQYGDIRMLYTACKHRGFVMISYYDIRASQNAMKALQNNPLRRRKLDIHFSIPKDNPSEKNANQGTLLVFNLDSSVSNDELRQIFGVYGEIKEIRETQHRSHHKYIEFYDVRAAEAALRALNRSDVAGKQIMIEAIHPGGTRRLSQQFPSELEQDEPGLYLHQNSPSSLATGFSGALPHGGHGLSMENGSILGRQSASGSAMNSYLDNAFDCGLSFSVPNSLLRLESKGGNQANVGETGHLQSQFNFDLRGTSGLHPHSLPEYHDGLSNGTTSISPGGISANMNIRPLEAIENRKFSRVGPNGQPVELNEVFTPNGTANCPSPGHQYMWSNSHQSQPQGMMWPNSPTYVGGVCASRPQQLHSVPRAPSHMLNALVPINNHHVGSAPSVNPSLSLWDRRHAYAGESPDASGFHPGSLGSMRISGNSPHPLEFIPHNVFSRTGGSCIDLPMSSSNVGHQQRNLMFPGRAQIIPMISSFDSPNERMRSRRNEGNSSQTDNKKQFELDIERIARGDDKRTTLMIKNIPNKYTSKMLLSAIDERHRGTYDFIYLPIDFKNKCNVGYAFINMTEPSLIVPFYHAFNGKKWEKFNSEKVASLAYARIQGKSALIAHFQNSSLMNEDKRCRPILFHTDGPNAGDQVPFPMGVSMRPRSSKNRAGTSEESYQESKDFIIEESVNESN; via the exons ATGAGAGAGCTACAGGGTTTATCCCCATCATCTTACTTCTCCGAGGAATTATGTTTTCGTGATGAG agacaagTTGGATTTTGGAAGGCAAATAGCCTGCAGAACTATCATG GTCTTAAAAGTGATGATGCTTTACAAAGAGCTGCTGTTCGTTCATCACCCTTTGAGAATCATATTTCGTTGGGCTCCCCGACGACGAAGCATTTTGAACATCATGATTCTCATCTAAAACAAGACAAAAATGTTAACAGTATCATAGAAAGACGAGCTGTTGGAATAGAAAGAGCATCTCACTCCTTACCTAGAGGTCTTGACTATAACGTGGGTGTAAGATCTATTGTCAGCACTGACTTGGCATCTTATCCAACAGAAGATGACAAAATTAGCGTATTGGGCGGTCAATGTGAGAATGGTCTCTTCTCGAGCTCATTATCAGAGTTATTCAGTAGAAAAT TGCGATTACCGACCAACTATTCCCCACATGGCCATTCTGTTGGAGCAGCTGACTCACACTATGAAGAAGAACGTTTTGAGTCCCTTAAAGAACTTGAGGCCCACGCTATTGGAAATCTTCTCCCTGATGATGATGACTTGCTTGCTGGGGTTACTGATGGGCTAGACTATGTTGGCCAACCCTATGCTGGTGATGAAACTGAGGATCTTGATCTTTTCAGTAGTGTTGGAGGTATGGACCTAGGAGAAGATGGTTCCTCTACAGGACAACAAAATTCTGAATATGCTGGGAATTATACTCTGCCTTTGGGAGACTCTAATGCTGCAATTGGTAGCCAGAAACCTTTCGAGGAAAATCCATCTAGAACGCTCTTTGTAAGAAATGTAAATAGCAGTGTTGAAGATTCTGAACTACAAACTCTTTTTGAG CAATATGGAGATATTCGCATGCTATATACAGCATGCAAACATCGCGGTTTTGTTATGATATCTTATTATGATATTCGAGCATCACAGAATGCCATGAAAGCTCTTCAGAACAATCCACTGAGACGCAGGAAGCTAGACATACATTTCTCTATTCCCAAG GACAATCCATCAGAAAAAAATGCCAACCAAGGGACTCTCCTGGTTTTCAACCTTGATTCCTCTGTTTCAAATGATGAACTTCGACAAATATTTGGTGTATATGGGGAGATTAAGGAG ATCCGCGAGACTCAGCATAGAAGCCATCACAAATATATAGAGTTTTATGATGTTAGAGCTGCAGAAGCTGCTCTTCGTGCTTTAAACAGGAGTGACGTTGCAGGGAAGCAGATAATGATTGAAGCAATCCATCCTGGTGGTACCAGACG GTTGTCGCAGCAATTTCCTTCTGAGCTGGAGCAAGATGAACCTGGTCTTTATTTGCACCAGAATAGTCCTAGCAGTTTAGCCACTGGATTTTCTG GAGCACTTCCACATGGAGGACATGGTTTGAGTATGGAAAATGGATCTATTCTGGGCAGACAATCAGCCAGTGGTTCTGCCATGAATTCCTATTTGGATAATGCATTTGACTGTGGATTATCATTCAGTGTTCCTAACAGCTTATTGAGGTTGGAATCTAAGGGGGGCAACCAAGCTAATGTTGGTGAAACTGGCCACCTGCAGAGCCAATTCAATTTTGACCTTCGGGGCACATCAGGTCTCCATCCTCATTCTCTGCCAGAGTACCATGATGGTTTATCTAATGGAACGACCTCCATTTCTCCGGGCGGCATTTCTGCAAATATGAATATCAGGCCACTAGAAGCAATAGAAAACCGAAAGTTCTCCAGAGTTGGCCCTAATGGGCAACCGGTTGAACTAAATGAAG TTTTTACTCCAAATGGAACTGCAAATTGTCCTTCTCCTGGGCACCAATACATGTGGAGTAATTCACATCAATCGCAGCCTCAAGGCATGATGTGGCCAAACTCACCAACATATGTAGGTGGGGTCTGTGCTTCTCGCCCTCAACAACTGCATTCAGTTCCAAGGGCTCCGTCCCACATGCTCAATGCACTTGTACCAATAAACAACCATCATGTGGGTTCAGCGCCCTCTGTTAATCCATCCCTCTCTCTCTGGGATAGAAGACATGCCTATGCAGGAGAATCTCCAGATGCATCTGGTTTTCATCCAGGTTCTCTGGGAAGTATGAGGATTTCTGGAAATTCACCACATCCTTTGGAGTTCATTCCTCATAACGTTTTCTCGCGCACTGGTGGCAGCTGTATAGACTTGCCCATGTCTTCCAGTAATGTCGGCCATCAGCAGAGAAATTTAATGTTTCCTGGTAGAGCTCAAATAATTCCTATGATCAGTTCATTTGATTCTCCAAATGAAAGGATGCGGAGCCGTAGGAATGAAGGCAATTCAAGTCAGACTGACAACAAGAAGCAGTTTGAACTGGATATTGAACGGATTGCACGAGGGGACGATAAAAGGACAACCCTAATGATAAAGAATATTCCTAACAA ATATACTTCAAAAATGCTTTTGTCTGCAATAGATGAGCGTCACAGAGGAACATATGATTTCATCTATCTACCCATTGATTTCAAG AACAAATGCAACGTAGGCTATGCGTTTATCAACATGACTGAGCCTTCTCTTATTGTTCCGTTTTATCAT GCATTCAATGGAAAGAAATGGGAAAAATTCAATAGTGAGAAGGTGGCATCACTTGCATATGCTCGCATTCAGGGAAAATCTGCACTCATTGCTCACTTCCAGAATTCTAGCCTGATGAATGAAGATAAGCGATGCCGACCAATCCTCTTCCACACTGATGGCCCTAATGCTGGTGATCAG GTGCCGTTTCCCATGGGTGTAAGCATGAGGCCAAGAAGCAGCAAAAATCGAGCTGGCACGAGTGAGGAAAGCTACCAAGAGAGCAAGGATTTCATAATTGAAGAGTCTGTTAATGAATCAAATTGA
- the AML1 gene encoding mei2-like protein isoform 2 (isoform 2 is encoded by transcript variant 2; The RefSeq protein has 2 substitutions compared to this genomic sequence), with protein MRELQGLSPSSYFSEELCFRDERQVGFWKANSLQNYHGLKSDDALQRAAVRSSPFENHISLGSPTTKHFEHHDSHLKQDKNVNSIIERRAVGIERASHSLPRGLDYNVGVRSIVSTDLASYPTEDDKISVLGGQCENGLFSSSLSELFSRKLRLPTNYSPHGHSVGAADSHYEEERFESLKELEAHAIGNLLPDDDDLLAGVTDGLDYVGQPYAGDETEDLDLFSSVGGMDLGEDGSSTGQQNSEYAGNYTLPLGDSNAAIGSQKPFEENPSRTLFVRNVNSSVEDSELQTLFEQYGDIRTLYTACKHRGFVMISYYDIRASQNAMKALQNNPLRRRKLDIHFSIPKDNPSEKNANQGTLLVFNLDSSVSNDELRQIFGVYGEIKEIRETQHRSHHKYIEFYDVRAAEAALRALNRSDVAGKQIMIEAIHPGGTRRLSQQFPSELEQDEPGLYLHQNSPSSLATGFSGALPHGGHGLSMENGSILGRQSASGSAMNSYLDNAFDCGLSFSVPNSLLRLESKGGNQANVGETGHLQSQFNFDLRGTSGLHPHSLPEYHDGLSNGTTSISPGGISANMNIRPLEAIENRKFSRVGPNGQPVELNEVFTPNGTANCPSPGHQYMWSNSHQSQPQGMMWPNSPTYVGGVCASRPQQLHSVPRAPSHMLNALVPINNHHVGSAPSVNPSLSLWDRRHAYAGESPDASGFHPGSLGSMRISGNSPHPLEFIPHNVFSRTGGSCIDLPMSSSNVGHQQRNLMFPGRAQIIPMISSFDSPNERMRSRRNEGNSSQTDNKKQFELDIERIARGDDKRTTLMIKNIPNKYTSKMLLAAIDERHRGTYDFIYLPIDFKNKCNVGYAFINMTEPSLIVPFYHAFNGKKWEKFNSEKVASLAYARIQGKSALIAHFQNSSLMNEDKRCRPILFHTDGPNAGDQVPFPMGVSMRPRSSKNRAGTSEESYQESKDFIIEESVNESN; from the exons ATGAGAGAGCTACAGGGTTTATCCCCATCATCTTACTTCTCCGAGGAATTATGTTTTCGTGATGAG agacaagTTGGATTTTGGAAGGCAAATAGCCTGCAGAACTATCATG GTCTTAAAAGTGATGATGCTTTACAAAGAGCTGCTGTTCGTTCATCACCCTTTGAGAATCATATTTCGTTGGGCTCCCCGACGACGAAGCATTTTGAACATCATGATTCTCATCTAAAACAAGACAAAAATGTTAACAGTATCATAGAAAGACGAGCTGTTGGAATAGAAAGAGCATCTCACTCCTTACCTAGAGGTCTTGACTATAACGTGGGTGTAAGATCTATTGTCAGCACTGACTTGGCATCTTATCCAACAGAAGATGACAAAATTAGCGTATTGGGCGGTCAATGTGAGAATGGTCTCTTCTCGAGCTCATTATCAGAGTTATTCAGTAGAAAAT TGCGATTACCGACCAACTATTCCCCACATGGCCATTCTGTTGGAGCAGCTGACTCACACTATGAAGAAGAACGTTTTGAGTCCCTTAAAGAACTTGAGGCCCACGCTATTGGAAATCTTCTCCCTGATGATGATGACTTGCTTGCTGGGGTTACTGATGGGCTAGACTATGTTGGCCAACCCTATGCTGGTGATGAAACTGAGGATCTTGATCTTTTCAGTAGTGTTGGAGGTATGGACCTAGGAGAAGATGGTTCCTCTACAGGACAACAAAATTCTGAATATGCTGGGAATTATACTCTGCCTTTGGGAGACTCTAATGCTGCAATTGGTAGCCAGAAACCTTTCGAGGAAAATCCATCTAGAACGCTCTTTGTAAGAAATGTAAATAGCAGTGTTGAAGATTCTGAACTACAAACTCTTTTTGAG CAATATGGAGATATTCGCATGCTATATACAGCATGCAAACATCGCGGTTTTGTTATGATATCTTATTATGATATTCGAGCATCACAGAATGCCATGAAAGCTCTTCAGAACAATCCACTGAGACGCAGGAAGCTAGACATACATTTCTCTATTCCCAAG GACAATCCATCAGAAAAAAATGCCAACCAAGGGACTCTCCTGGTTTTCAACCTTGATTCCTCTGTTTCAAATGATGAACTTCGACAAATATTTGGTGTATATGGGGAGATTAAGGAG ATCCGCGAGACTCAGCATAGAAGCCATCACAAATATATAGAGTTTTATGATGTTAGAGCTGCAGAAGCTGCTCTTCGTGCTTTAAACAGGAGTGACGTTGCAGGGAAGCAGATAATGATTGAAGCAATCCATCCTGGTGGTACCAGACG GTTGTCGCAGCAATTTCCTTCTGAGCTGGAGCAAGATGAACCTGGTCTTTATTTGCACCAGAATAGTCCTAGCAGTTTAGCCACTGGATTTTCTG GAGCACTTCCACATGGAGGACATGGTTTGAGTATGGAAAATGGATCTATTCTGGGCAGACAATCAGCCAGTGGTTCTGCCATGAATTCCTATTTGGATAATGCATTTGACTGTGGATTATCATTCAGTGTTCCTAACAGCTTATTGAGGTTGGAATCTAAGGGGGGCAACCAAGCTAATGTTGGTGAAACTGGCCACCTGCAGAGCCAATTCAATTTTGACCTTCGGGGCACATCAGGTCTCCATCCTCATTCTCTGCCAGAGTACCATGATGGTTTATCTAATGGAACGACCTCCATTTCTCCGGGCGGCATTTCTGCAAATATGAATATCAGGCCACTAGAAGCAATAGAAAACCGAAAGTTCTCCAGAGTTGGCCCTAATGGGCAACCGGTTGAACTAAATGAAG TTTTTACTCCAAATGGAACTGCAAATTGTCCTTCTCCTGGGCACCAATACATGTGGAGTAATTCACATCAATCGCAGCCTCAAGGCATGATGTGGCCAAACTCACCAACATATGTAGGTGGGGTCTGTGCTTCTCGCCCTCAACAACTGCATTCAGTTCCAAGGGCTCCGTCCCACATGCTCAATGCACTTGTACCAATAAACAACCATCATGTGGGTTCAGCGCCCTCTGTTAATCCATCCCTCTCTCTCTGGGATAGAAGACATGCCTATGCAGGAGAATCTCCAGATGCATCTGGTTTTCATCCAGGTTCTCTGGGAAGTATGAGGATTTCTGGAAATTCACCACATCCTTTGGAGTTCATTCCTCATAACGTTTTCTCGCGCACTGGTGGCAGCTGTATAGACTTGCCCATGTCTTCCAGTAATGTCGGCCATCAGCAGAGAAATTTAATGTTTCCTGGTAGAGCTCAAATAATTCCTATGATCAGTTCATTTGATTCTCCAAATGAAAGGATGCGGAGCCGTAGGAATGAAGGCAATTCAAGTCAGACTGACAACAAGAAGCAGTTTGAACTGGATATTGAACGGATTGCACGAGGGGACGATAAAAGGACAACCCTAATGATAAAGAATATTCCTAACAA ATATACTTCAAAAATGCTTTTGTCTGCAATAGATGAGCGTCACAGAGGAACATATGATTTCATCTATCTACCCATTGATTTCAAG AACAAATGCAACGTAGGCTATGCGTTTATCAACATGACTGAGCCTTCTCTTATTGTTCCGTTTTATCAT GCATTCAATGGAAAGAAATGGGAAAAATTCAATAGTGAGAAGGTGGCATCACTTGCATATGCTCGCATTCAGGGAAAATCTGCACTCATTGCTCACTTCCAGAATTCTAGCCTGATGAATGAAGATAAGCGATGCCGACCAATCCTCTTCCACACTGATGGCCCTAATGCTGGTGATCAG GTGCCGTTTCCCATGGGTGTAAGCATGAGGCCAAGAAGCAGCAAAAATCGAGCTGGCACGAGTGAGGAAAGCTACCAAGAGAGCAAGGATTTCATAATTGAAGAGTCTGTTAATGAATCAAATTGA
- the AML1 gene encoding mei2-like protein isoform X7, with protein sequence MYILYKKYRNKGLKSDDALQRAAVRSSPFENHISLGSPTTKHFEHHDSHLKQDKNVNSIIERRAVGIERASHSLPRGLDYNVGVRSIVSTDLASYPTEDDKISVLGGQCENGLFSSSLSELFSRKLRLPTNYSPHGHSVGAADSHYEEERFESLKELEAHAIGNLLPDDDDLLAGVTDGLDYVGQPYAGDETEDLDLFSSVGGMDLGEDGSSTGQQNSEYAGNYTLPLGDSNAAIGSQKPFEENPSRTLFVRNVNSSVEDSELQTLFEQYGDIRMLYTACKHRGFVMISYYDIRASQNAMKALQNNPLRRRKLDIHFSIPKDNPSEKNANQGTLLVFNLDSSVSNDELRQIFGVYGEIKEIRETQHRSHHKYIEFYDVRAAEAALRALNRSDVAGKQIMIEAIHPGGTRRLSQQFPSELEQDEPGLYLHQNSPSSLATGFSGALPHGGHGLSMENGSILGRQSASGSAMNSYLDNAFDCGLSFSVPNSLLRLESKGGNQANVGETGHLQSQFNFDLRGTSGLHPHSLPEYHDGLSNGTTSISPGGISANMNIRPLEAIENRKFSRVGPNGQPVELNEVFTPNGTANCPSPGHQYMWSNSHQSQPQGMMWPNSPTYVGGVCASRPQQLHSVPRAPSHMLNALVPINNHHVGSAPSVNPSLSLWDRRHAYAGESPDASGFHPGSLGSMRISGNSPHPLEFIPHNVFSRTGGSCIDLPMSSSNVGHQQRNLMFPGRAQIIPMISSFDSPNERMRSRRNEGNSSQTDNKKQFELDIERIARGDDKRTTLMIKNIPNKYTSKMLLSAIDERHRGTYDFIYLPIDFKNKCNVGYAFINMTEPSLIVPFYHAFNGKKWEKFNSEKVASLAYARIQGKSALIAHFQNSSLMNEDKRCRPILFHTDGPNAGDQVPFPMGVSMRPRSSKNRAGTSEESYQESKDFIIEESVNESN encoded by the exons ATGTatattctttataaaaaataccGTAACAAGG GTCTTAAAAGTGATGATGCTTTACAAAGAGCTGCTGTTCGTTCATCACCCTTTGAGAATCATATTTCGTTGGGCTCCCCGACGACGAAGCATTTTGAACATCATGATTCTCATCTAAAACAAGACAAAAATGTTAACAGTATCATAGAAAGACGAGCTGTTGGAATAGAAAGAGCATCTCACTCCTTACCTAGAGGTCTTGACTATAACGTGGGTGTAAGATCTATTGTCAGCACTGACTTGGCATCTTATCCAACAGAAGATGACAAAATTAGCGTATTGGGCGGTCAATGTGAGAATGGTCTCTTCTCGAGCTCATTATCAGAGTTATTCAGTAGAAAAT TGCGATTACCGACCAACTATTCCCCACATGGCCATTCTGTTGGAGCAGCTGACTCACACTATGAAGAAGAACGTTTTGAGTCCCTTAAAGAACTTGAGGCCCACGCTATTGGAAATCTTCTCCCTGATGATGATGACTTGCTTGCTGGGGTTACTGATGGGCTAGACTATGTTGGCCAACCCTATGCTGGTGATGAAACTGAGGATCTTGATCTTTTCAGTAGTGTTGGAGGTATGGACCTAGGAGAAGATGGTTCCTCTACAGGACAACAAAATTCTGAATATGCTGGGAATTATACTCTGCCTTTGGGAGACTCTAATGCTGCAATTGGTAGCCAGAAACCTTTCGAGGAAAATCCATCTAGAACGCTCTTTGTAAGAAATGTAAATAGCAGTGTTGAAGATTCTGAACTACAAACTCTTTTTGAG CAATATGGAGATATTCGCATGCTATATACAGCATGCAAACATCGCGGTTTTGTTATGATATCTTATTATGATATTCGAGCATCACAGAATGCCATGAAAGCTCTTCAGAACAATCCACTGAGACGCAGGAAGCTAGACATACATTTCTCTATTCCCAAG GACAATCCATCAGAAAAAAATGCCAACCAAGGGACTCTCCTGGTTTTCAACCTTGATTCCTCTGTTTCAAATGATGAACTTCGACAAATATTTGGTGTATATGGGGAGATTAAGGAG ATCCGCGAGACTCAGCATAGAAGCCATCACAAATATATAGAGTTTTATGATGTTAGAGCTGCAGAAGCTGCTCTTCGTGCTTTAAACAGGAGTGACGTTGCAGGGAAGCAGATAATGATTGAAGCAATCCATCCTGGTGGTACCAGACG GTTGTCGCAGCAATTTCCTTCTGAGCTGGAGCAAGATGAACCTGGTCTTTATTTGCACCAGAATAGTCCTAGCAGTTTAGCCACTGGATTTTCTG GAGCACTTCCACATGGAGGACATGGTTTGAGTATGGAAAATGGATCTATTCTGGGCAGACAATCAGCCAGTGGTTCTGCCATGAATTCCTATTTGGATAATGCATTTGACTGTGGATTATCATTCAGTGTTCCTAACAGCTTATTGAGGTTGGAATCTAAGGGGGGCAACCAAGCTAATGTTGGTGAAACTGGCCACCTGCAGAGCCAATTCAATTTTGACCTTCGGGGCACATCAGGTCTCCATCCTCATTCTCTGCCAGAGTACCATGATGGTTTATCTAATGGAACGACCTCCATTTCTCCGGGCGGCATTTCTGCAAATATGAATATCAGGCCACTAGAAGCAATAGAAAACCGAAAGTTCTCCAGAGTTGGCCCTAATGGGCAACCGGTTGAACTAAATGAAG TTTTTACTCCAAATGGAACTGCAAATTGTCCTTCTCCTGGGCACCAATACATGTGGAGTAATTCACATCAATCGCAGCCTCAAGGCATGATGTGGCCAAACTCACCAACATATGTAGGTGGGGTCTGTGCTTCTCGCCCTCAACAACTGCATTCAGTTCCAAGGGCTCCGTCCCACATGCTCAATGCACTTGTACCAATAAACAACCATCATGTGGGTTCAGCGCCCTCTGTTAATCCATCCCTCTCTCTCTGGGATAGAAGACATGCCTATGCAGGAGAATCTCCAGATGCATCTGGTTTTCATCCAGGTTCTCTGGGAAGTATGAGGATTTCTGGAAATTCACCACATCCTTTGGAGTTCATTCCTCATAACGTTTTCTCGCGCACTGGTGGCAGCTGTATAGACTTGCCCATGTCTTCCAGTAATGTCGGCCATCAGCAGAGAAATTTAATGTTTCCTGGTAGAGCTCAAATAATTCCTATGATCAGTTCATTTGATTCTCCAAATGAAAGGATGCGGAGCCGTAGGAATGAAGGCAATTCAAGTCAGACTGACAACAAGAAGCAGTTTGAACTGGATATTGAACGGATTGCACGAGGGGACGATAAAAGGACAACCCTAATGATAAAGAATATTCCTAACAA ATATACTTCAAAAATGCTTTTGTCTGCAATAGATGAGCGTCACAGAGGAACATATGATTTCATCTATCTACCCATTGATTTCAAG AACAAATGCAACGTAGGCTATGCGTTTATCAACATGACTGAGCCTTCTCTTATTGTTCCGTTTTATCAT GCATTCAATGGAAAGAAATGGGAAAAATTCAATAGTGAGAAGGTGGCATCACTTGCATATGCTCGCATTCAGGGAAAATCTGCACTCATTGCTCACTTCCAGAATTCTAGCCTGATGAATGAAGATAAGCGATGCCGACCAATCCTCTTCCACACTGATGGCCCTAATGCTGGTGATCAG GTGCCGTTTCCCATGGGTGTAAGCATGAGGCCAAGAAGCAGCAAAAATCGAGCTGGCACGAGTGAGGAAAGCTACCAAGAGAGCAAGGATTTCATAATTGAAGAGTCTGTTAATGAATCAAATTGA